A single region of the Biomphalaria glabrata chromosome 15, xgBioGlab47.1, whole genome shotgun sequence genome encodes:
- the LOC129923177 gene encoding serine-rich adhesin for platelets-like: MSSGHIPLALYSHVLLCQHVLLCQLSALLCQRSSVSTSSSAICLHYSVSAPLSARPPLSARPPLSARPPLSARPPLSAVSTPLSARPPLSALLCQHVLLCQHSSFSTPLSALLCQHSSVSTSSSVSTCSFVSTSSSVSTSSSVSTSSSVSTCSSVSTSSSVSKSSSVSTCSSVSTSSSVSTFSSVNTFSSVSTPPSARPPLSALLCQHSSVSTPLSALLCQHSSVSTPLSALLCQHSSVSTPLSALLCQHSSVSTHLSALLCQHSSVSTPLSALLCQHSSVSTHLSALLCQHSSVSTPLSALLCQHSSVSTPLSALLCQHSSVSTPLSALLCQHSSVSTPLSALLCQHSSVSTPLSALLCQHSSVSTPLSALLCQHSSVSTPLSALLCQHSSVSTPLSALLCQHSSVSTHLSALLCQHSSVSTPLSALLCQHSSVSTPLSALLCQHSSVSTPLSALLCQHSSVSTPLSALLCQHSSVSTPLSALLCQHSSVNTPLIQKSSPKFAMNCAVVPKSGSSP; encoded by the exons ATGAGTTCTGGTCACATCCCGCTGGCTCTATACTCA CACGTCCTCCTCTGTCAGCACGTCCTCCTCTGCCAGCTGTCAGCACTACTCTGTCAGCGCTCCTCTGTCAGCACGTCCTCCTCTGCCATCTGTCTGCACTACTCTGTCAGCGCTCCTCTGTCAGCACGTCCTCCTCTGTCAGCACGTCCTCCTCTGTCAGCACGTCCTCCTCTGTCAGCACGTCCTCCTCTATCAGCTGTCAGCACTCCTCTGTCAGCACGTCCTCCTCTTTCAGCACTCCTCTGTCAGCACGTCCTTCTCTGTCAGCACTCCTCTTTCAGCACTCCTCTGTCAGCACTCCTCTGTCAGCACTCCTCTGTTAGCACGTCCTCCTCTGTCAGCACGTGCTCCTTTGTCAGCACGTCCTCCTCTGTCAGCACGTCCTCCTCTGTCAGCACGTCCTCCTCTGTCAGCACGTGCTCGTCTGTCAGCACGTCCTCCTCTGTCAGCAAGTCCTCCTCTGTCAGCACGTGCTCCTCAGTCAGCACGTCCTCCTCTGTCAGCACGTTCTCCTCTGTCAACACGTTCTCCTCTGTTAGCACTCCACCTTCAGCACGTCCTCCTCTGTCAGCACTCCTCTGTCAGCACTCCTCTGTCAGCACTCCTCTGTCAGCACTCCTCTGTCAGCACTCCTCTGTCAGCACTCCTCTGTCAGCACTCCTCTGTCAGCACTCCTCTGTCAGCACTCCTCTGTCAGCACTCCTCTGTCAGCACTCCTCTGTCAGCACTCATCTGTCAGCACTCCTCTGTCAGCACTCCTCTGTCAGCACTCCTCTGTCAGCACTCCTCTGTCAGCACTCCTCTGTCAGCACTCATCTGTCAGCACTCCTCTGTCAGCACTCCTCTGTCAGCACTCCTCTGTCAGCACTCCTCTGTCAGCACTCCTCTGTCAGCACTCCTCTGTCAGCACTCCTCTGTCAGCACTCCTCTGTCAGCACTCCTCTGTCAGCACTCCTCTGTCAGCACTCATCTGTCAGCACTCCTCTGTCAGCACTCCTCTGTCAGCACTCCTCTGTCAGCACTCCTCTGTCAGCACTCCTCTGTCAGCACTCCTCTGTCAGCACTCCTCTGTCAGCACTCCTCTGTCAGCACTCCTCTGTCAGCACTCCTCTGTCAGCACTCCTCTGTCAGCACTCCTCTGTCAGCACTCCTCTGTCAGCACTCCTCTGTCAGCACTCCTCTGTCAGCACTCATCTGTCAGCACTCCTCTGTCAGCACTCATCTGTCAGCACTCCTCTGTCAGCACTCCTCTGTCAGCACTCCTCTGTCAGCACTCCTCTGTCAGCACTCCTCTGTCAGCACTCCTCTGTCAGCACTCCTCTGTCAGCACTCCTCTGTCAGCACTCCTCTGTCAGCACTCCTCTGTCAGCACTCCTCTGTCAGCACTCCTCTGTCAGCACTCCTCTGTCAGCACTCCTCTGTCAGCACTCCTCTGTCAACACTCCTCT GATTCAGAAAAGTAGTCCTAAATTTGctatgaactgcgcagtggttcccaaatctGGCAGCTCTCCGTAG
- the LOC106055768 gene encoding uncharacterized protein LOC106055768 has protein sequence MLIQLIVLCLYCLSEILLAGSPVNVTSTFYLDKLNFAPLGCNETSMWTTLRRSKLSCAASCLANKTCVVFTYSSVTNKCLVCHGDLIQNLTFISDKVYSWPYQTAKTNLPVIQDNFSPVSNGIYSGFVVHLTGYFFGYNNSYFAIRLSQDDDSEGNNVPLVVRFYKSSVEILYVQNTNWKSVKKVTLPAGTIQANTNTTVAVMMIKDGYQIYANQIYCCSTGHVMDFQMIRYVGVIMDIQVYQLSY, from the exons ATGTTGATTCAACTGATCGTCCTCTGTTTATACTGCCTCTCTGAGATTTTGCTAGCGGGAAGTCCTGTAAATGTCACATCAACCTTTTATCTTGACAAATTGAATTTCGCGCCTCTGGGCTGCAACGAGACCTCCATGTGGACAACACTTAGAAGGTCCAAGCTATCGTGCGCTGCGTCTTGTCTGGCCAACAAAACCTGCGTGGTGTTTACGTACTCCAGTGTTACTAACAAATGTTTAGTGTGTCATGGCGACCTAATACAGAATCTGACCTTTATTTCAGATAAGGTATATTCCTGGCCTTATCAAACTGCAAAAACAAACTTGCCGGTTATCCAGGATAACTTTTCCCCTGTTTCAAACGGAATTTATTCTGGCTTTGTG GTTCACCTGACCGGCTACTTCTTCGGCTACAACAATTCGTATTTCGCTATTCGCCTGTCACAAGACGATGACTCCGAGGGCAACAACGTCCCGCTGGTGGTGCGCTTCTACAAGAGCAGCGTGGAAATACTGTACGTACAAAACACCAACTGGAAGTCTGTCAAAAAAGTGACGCTCCCTGCTGGTACAATACAAGCGAATACAAACACTACGGTGGCTGTAATGATGATCAAAGACGGCTACCAGATTTACGCCAATCAAATCTACTGCTGCTCCACTGGTCACGTTATGGACTTTCAAATGATTCGCTACGTAGGGGTCATTATGGACATCCAAGTATATCAACTCAGTTACTAG